Within Lolium rigidum isolate FL_2022 chromosome 5, APGP_CSIRO_Lrig_0.1, whole genome shotgun sequence, the genomic segment ccgccgccccccaatccacctccggcgaagaagcagaagcaggcggacagcaaggcaaccccctcctggactattaacccggagccttatgtacctaagaccacaaaggtaccaatgccatcactgaagcctctcctcccgagaccttgggaacttagtgtcgaggaaaccaacgtggccgcggctgctcaccatgagaaatggaaggcgaatatcaaggcgaaaaaagagcctgagcccaagccagtatttactgagaagcaaaagaagtgggctacggATTTTTTTGATGACACTGTCCCAAATCTCGCTGCaagacgactatggacgtgaatttcGTAGGCAAATAGCAATATTGGAGAAGAAAGCCTcggaggagaagaaagccttggaggagaagaagaagaaagaattggaggagaagaaagaagcaaGTACAAAATGCGGGAAACAAgtttcccagctcggggaacagagaAAACAATCGATCCTCCCGCTCATagtggaagccggtccttcccatACGACGGCGTCCTTCAGAGCCGATATGTATAAGGACATGGAACTATtggaccccgctatcatagcagctactggagcacagggaatgactgtaacggcggccaaagaaagagcggccgagtgtcgtggtatcgtcacggcatatgccatagaatGGCTAAAGAGAGGTGGTTCCTGCAATGGTCTATGGCGGTATCCCGATGCGGGTatgagcacgagcgacacggcgacgtacccatgttcggggccctcgtatggaggtaacacccctactcctgctctagagtgtataagagatatcacagtacaatggtgctccttgagacgTATCTGGCTGCGAGGGGAGGCtagaggtagacgaaggtctctctccccgaGCGGTTCTAAGTGTGATAATGAGAAGTGATCGATCCTCCCCCACGCAGGAGGGGTGGCTCAGCTTATATAGACGCTGACAGTTTACAAAGAAGTTCCTATGACCTACTAGCTggctccgccggctccggcttTATCACTCCTTCCCAAGGTGCTGGCGTCAGCGTCCGTTGAGGCCTGTCCGTCCTTCCTGCCGATGTCATCGGTGACATGACGTGCCAGGCGACGTGGGAGAGGTGTCTCTGTCGGCACCGGTAGCCTGTAGCGTACGACGTAGCCTAGGCCATGATGGACGGTCCGACGTggggcactgttgctccacagtgccccatgCTTTACGGGAGGTGAGATCGATCAGCATGGACTTCTGCACCCGGATTACCTTTCcggttccttctcctgcaaggctcactAGCCTCGAGCCGATCAGGGGAGAGACAAACCAAACCGGACATGGCACGTAGAAGCCGGtccagccacagcgcagacggaCGTGGCTAGACCAGCATAGACCTGGAGTTAGCCGGCTcgcaaggcagccggccacggctccagccggctgcttctcagccggcctttgctgcGGGCCAGCCGGCCTCGAGCCAACTCTTCCCAGTCCTTTTccatacccggggtcttccccccgacaccgaGTTCGATATGACTCttcctgcattgttaggccttgaggatgcgccaataagtgaggtagcatttacatatgtgcagaataggcctctcgtcgagcctgtgcAGGAAGCGAGTCTACCAACACATATGCGAAGTCTGCTACGCTGGTACAaggatttcataaaaaataaggccggcaaagaatatatttatgcggaagttagagaggagcatcacttcaaacagtacCATGTACAAGTTCatacgagtgaattgttccagttgttcaatctgcgcgagctcaacAAATCTATCCTGatgagttgctacgttctgtaagtgatttatttcttctGTACGCTATCTGCACTATACTGTCCTAACTATattcttgtgtacgctattatgcagaatgaagcttggGAAATGCAAAAGAAAGAACATCCTTGATGTTGGATTCATTGACCCACGTATCCATTAATGTGTTAGAAATATACCCCAAGATGTGGAGAAAGACTTGTAtcggtttcttacaaagcaggaactcaaaagtcaaattctatttccttaccattttgggtgagtgtttctgtcttgtgcatattctcttttgtttactccatgcatgttatgtctaatcgatgacttatgcatgactgtgcgtgTAACGTGTccacaggttccactggattctgctaataattgaatttaacaactccagagttctcgtcatggactctctgaatatggacccAAAGCATTGGCCCGgtctgcaaaagtaattattttcaatcatttgcgcactATATCGGCCTCTTTTGTTCATTTccttatatcaagtaactaataactcccttgttcatttaatttatttgccctgtagggtttgAAAACGGTTCATAAATGACATAACGGTGaattcaaagatgagctaagaTTTACAAGGATAGCTAATGTGGATATtcggccaccggggaccaatctatgtggatactatgtgtgtgagttcatccggcgatacacctctgagcggagggcTGAGGATATCAACATGTGGAGGAATGACTTGCGGAAGAAGCttaatccagaagctcgcttccgaccaattcaagaggaattggcaGAATTTTTGATTCGGGAAGTCCTcagtcctaaaggagaacactattacgagaacGAAGAACTTCTAATTTGATAAATTGTATATGAAAACTTGTTTGAAGTTGTTCttgtatatggtcacccgagactgaatattatatattcctcttgaattgttcttgtttgaaatttcaaacttgttcgaaattgtatattcatatgcatcaacgtgtaacgtgtatatagtagcgtagaatatatgtactgaaacttctttaaaattaaaataaaacgcaaaataaaatataaaaaaataaaacacaacaaaaataaaacagaTTTAGGGGggtaaaaaccctaaacctgcggagacctttagttccggttggtctggccaccgcgactaaaagtcctccgccccgacgagcGTCTGCCGCCCACGTGGATATGCCTTTTgttgcggttcgtaagcaaccgcaacTAAGGGGggaaggggggcctttagtctcgcataattagtcccggttgcgcaaccgaaaCTAAAgccaccaaccgagactaaagcccgttaccaaccgggactaaagcccttgtttctaccagTGAAGGAACGTCTGATAATTTAGAAACTGACGATTTTGTCATGTACGTCCATATCCAATATACTTTGCCGAAAGACATTGCTAGCCTGTGACATAGATATTGGTTTCGTCACATGCTTTTGAAGAAACTTGTACAACTGGAAGTGTTTTCTTCAAAGGAAAGAAGATTAATCCAGCTAAGCATACATGTCTGCATACACAGGGCCATCAGCATCCGACTTGAAATTTTGTTCCTGAATTTGCGGTCACTTTAGAAACTGATTATGTGCTTATGTACATCCATATACTTTTTTTTGCATGGTACATCCATATACTCTGGCAAGAGACTTTATCGTGGCAAATGCGTCTAGATATGTACATATATATGTAAAGCTACTTTCTGAAGCTTGTTTAATTTAGATGGGGTTTCTTCAAAGGATATAGAACTAATCCACCCAACTTACATGGTATCTAGAAGCAGCCATGGCGTCTGATATATTTTTTAAATACGTTGTTGTTTCGAATCTGATGGTCATACGCACCCAATATATACTTGGCAAAAACAATATAGTTCTGATGTACGCCGGAATTAAATATGATATGACTAGTATTAACTGTAAAGGTAGAAGTCATGATGTAGGTTGCTATAAATTCCTTTGAGCATTAACTAGCTTGATGAAGCAAAATAAATCTCCATTGGAATATAAATCTACATATACAATTAAAACCCACAAAGAAAATGATACTCCCAATCTTTCCAGCTCCAGCATGATTGAGTTCTTGCTTCTTTCTTATAAAAGATTGTCTCTATAGGATACATAGTTTTTTTTCGTTTGTATGTTTAGCATGTAAGTCGTATGAGACATGGAGTGCAAGGTGTATGAGAGATAGTTTTATGAACCAAACATTTGGTTTAAGTTTTatagaaaaaaaaaaacataaacaatCTAAGATGACCTCATGTTATTGCGACTCGTAGTCATAAGATGTTGGATCGTAGTATTTGAATTTCGCACCATTTGTGGTAAGTCTTTAATTTCAGGGTAATGTGCCAACTTAGTAATGTGCCAACTTAGTAATTAATATATGTGCATTTCATAAATGGCGTACACTATCGCTGCTTCTTGCTCTTTAGATATGTTGAGAGACTATTTGTAAATACAATACAATAAGGTATTTGAGCATAATCTGCTCTTATGAGCTACTAGTAAAATCATATGTTGTGCCGGTGGAAGATCTTCGTAGATCAATGATCTTCGGAATCATACCAACATTATTTTAATCTGTTGCTACAACCATAAACCTAGGATTATTTTAAAGATTACTCCACTACATATGAATTATTTAGTGGTAAAATAAAAGCATAACACAATAATTATTACACAACACTATAACAACAACCTTTAACAACATTCAACCACACCAACACCGAAAGAGACTTACCAAACCAAGCTATTATGATGCTATCCTAGAACACTTTTTTAAGGAAAAATGATCTAGGAAACTCGGATGAAAATTATTTGGATAAGCTAATTAAACAGTATCATTTCTATGTTGGCTTGGATGTCGCTAGCAACGATCTTGGCATCATGCGCAATACCAGCCAATCCTCTTCTTGCAAATCCAACACAGTAGAGTCCATTTGCACCTTTCCAATGGTTGGGGAAGTCATTCTTGGGCATGCCATCACTATTTAGCATAGTCACGTCTTTCTACATttattaataaaaaccagtaattaGTTTGGGAAAAGATGGTACCAAGTTTCTAGTAAAGATTATGAGAACATTCCTCATTAAATTCTATACCATGATAGAATTTGAATTACAATACTCTAATATAAAAACAAACTATTTTCGCTGGTTATTTTGTAGTACGAATGATATGTACCTTAAGCCACATATTTGTGGTGCTTCTGTAGCCTGTTGCGAATATAATAGTATCGTAGTATCTTTCATTCCCATCTTCGAACTCTATGAGATTTCCTCGGATGCGATGTACTGGCCCAAAGACCTACCATATAAATATTTATCAATGGTATGGCCTTCCTTATCTAGTATGTTTATAGTAGTATTTAGAACAAATGTGTCTTCTCACCTTGATATCACCTTTCTTTATTAGCGTGGTGGTGCCAGCATCTATGATAGCAGACCGACCGGTTTTTGCTTTTAGAACGAGTGGACCCATATTAGGCCTCACAATTCCGTACCTTGATAGATCACCAAATAATATATGTGCAAAGAGCACGAGAATAAAATCTACTAGTCTCAATGAAATGCGCCACCGTGCTAGAATCATCCCCAAGTGGATCAGCTCCTTTGTCATAACATGAAACTGCACAATAAACTGGGTAAGAATAGGTGCGATATTGAAAAATATctgaaaaataaacataaaatctATGAAATTGGGCACATACTGGACTACGGATGACGATGGAGGTGTTGGCTCCGTAGACTGCAAGGTCACGGGCTATCTCAAAACCGGAGTTTCCACATCCAACAACAAGCACACTTTTCCCAACATAATCACTTCCAGACTTGTAACTTGATGAGTGGATGGCTTCACCTTGAAAGCTTTGTAGACCATCAATATTTGGAATGATACCCGCACTGTTTTCACCTGTTGCTACAACCACGAACTTGGATGCATAATCCAGGATCGTGCCATTGACTATATCTCTTGCCATGATATTCCAACAATTACTCTTCTCATCATACATGCATGACTCAACCAAAGTGTTGAACTTGGGGGAAATATGGAATTTCTCAACATAGTCATCCATATACCTTAGAAATTGATCCTTGGGAACGTAGGTCGGTGAATCATTGGGGTATGGCATGTGGGGTAGCTCGCAGAACTCCTTGGCAAGGTGGAGCTTGAGGCAATTATATGTGTGTTTGCGCCACAACGACGCAATACAATCTTCGCGCTCAACAATGACATATGGGATGGAGAGTTTGCTAAGACAAGCTGCCGTGGCAAGACCGGATGGACCAGCTCCAACGATGCAGACTTGAACTTTCTCCATCGAATTTTTTTAGAGGAGGTGTAAAATGAATGTCTGATGTTACTTTGTGGAAATTTCCCTTGGTTGATATGTATTTGGGTTGCACCTATGGATATTTATATATGCAGTCGTAGCGGTTACTATGTAAGCTACTTTTGGTGATTTGTTTATTTGCTCTTTTTATGGCTTGTTTCTTTCCCCTTTCGGTGGTTTGTTTCTTTCTTATATTGTAACTCCTTTATTTCTTTCTAGGTATGGTATTTTTCTTGTCATGTGAATAATTTGCTCCTTCTCATACACATGACCATAAACACAAATTACTGATATAGTAAGTGCTTCAAAACAAAATATTGTTTCCATAAATAAGATTTGAAAAAACCATCAACTTAAAAATGGTTCTTAAACTAATGACTATGGAACTTTAAGAATAAAGACATAATTGAATTGTGACTAAATAAAATTACTTTAATTTCACTCAAGgattaaaaataaataatttcatagaAAGAAGAATTTCAGCTAGCTGTTTCTATACTAGTATATATAATAGAAAAACCCTGACTTCATTGCCATCTTTACAAGGTACTATCGCATTAAATGGTTGTAACTGAGACATTATCTTCCGCTTTGGAATATGATATAAATGTAGACCTATCTAAGAAACATACGTATAATAGCTATCCAATGGAGGAGAATTATCTCCTCATTTTGCACGTTCCAGAAAGCCTAGAAAGTACTTCAATTTAGAAACTGATGTTTTAATTGTAAGTTGGTGAATACAGGTTGTAAAGTATGAAACTGAACCTGTAAATGGGCTATCTATTAATTGGTGCCAACTTTTTGTTTGTACATTAGTGTGACAATAT encodes:
- the LOC124651765 gene encoding probable indole-3-pyruvate monooxygenase YUCCA11; translation: MEKVQVCIVGAGPSGLATAACLSKLSIPYVIVEREDCIASLWRKHTYNCLKLHLAKEFCELPHMPYPNDSPTYVPKDQFLRYMDDYVEKFHISPKFNTLVESCMYDEKSNCWNIMARDIVNGTILDYASKFVVVATGENSAGIIPNIDGLQSFQGEAIHSSSYKSGSDYVGKSVLVVGCGNSGFEIARDLAVYGANTSIVIRSPELIHLGMILARWRISLRLVDFILVLFAHILFGDLSRYGIVRPNMGPLVLKAKTGRSAIIDAGTTTLIKKGDIKVFGPVHRIRGNLIEFEDGNERYYDTIIFATGYRSTTNMWLKKDVTMLNSDGMPKNDFPNHWKGANGLYCVGFARRGLAGIAHDAKIVASDIQANIEMILFN